The proteins below are encoded in one region of Aeromonas veronii:
- the nrdB gene encoding class Ia ribonucleoside-diphosphate reductase subunit beta, whose product MAYSTFCQTQNDQLKEPMFFGQSVNVARYDQQKHDIFERLIEKQLSFFWRPEEVDVSHDRIDYQALPPHEQHIFISNLKYQTLLDSIQGRSPNVALLPLVSIPELETWIETWAFSETIHSRSYTHIIRNIVNNPGQVFDDIVTNEQILKRAGSISHYYDDLIEATALYHLHGEGTHRVGDRELTITLRGLKKKLYLCLMSVNALEAIRFYVSFACSFAFAERELMEGNAKIIKMIARDEALHLTGTQHMLNLMRSGNDDPDMAEIAVECEQACFEIFKEAAIQEKEWAEYLFQDGSMIGLNKDILCQYVEYITNLRMNAVGLQPAFAGAKQNPIPWINTWLSSDNVQVAPQEVEVSSYLVGQIDSEVHADDLGDFEL is encoded by the coding sequence ATGGCCTATTCAACCTTCTGCCAGACCCAAAACGATCAACTCAAGGAGCCGATGTTCTTTGGCCAATCGGTCAACGTGGCCCGTTACGATCAACAGAAACACGACATCTTCGAGCGGCTGATCGAGAAGCAGCTCTCCTTCTTCTGGCGCCCGGAAGAGGTGGACGTCTCCCACGATCGCATCGACTATCAGGCCCTGCCTCCCCACGAGCAGCACATCTTCATCTCCAACCTGAAGTACCAGACCCTGCTGGATTCCATCCAGGGTCGCAGCCCGAACGTGGCGCTGCTGCCGCTGGTCTCCATCCCGGAGCTTGAGACCTGGATCGAGACCTGGGCCTTCTCCGAGACCATCCACTCTCGCTCCTACACCCACATCATCCGCAACATCGTCAACAACCCGGGCCAGGTGTTCGATGACATCGTCACCAACGAGCAGATCCTCAAACGCGCCGGCTCCATCAGTCACTACTATGACGATCTGATCGAGGCCACCGCCCTCTATCACCTGCACGGGGAAGGCACCCACAGGGTCGGTGATCGCGAGCTGACCATCACCCTGCGCGGCCTGAAGAAGAAGCTCTATCTGTGCCTGATGAGCGTCAACGCCCTGGAGGCGATCCGCTTCTATGTGAGCTTCGCCTGCTCCTTTGCCTTCGCCGAGCGCGAGCTGATGGAGGGCAACGCCAAGATCATCAAGATGATCGCCCGCGACGAGGCCCTGCATCTGACCGGCACCCAGCACATGCTGAACCTGATGCGCAGCGGCAACGACGATCCGGACATGGCCGAGATCGCGGTCGAGTGCGAGCAGGCCTGCTTCGAGATCTTCAAGGAAGCTGCCATCCAGGAGAAGGAGTGGGCCGAGTACCTGTTCCAGGACGGCTCCATGATCGGCCTGAACAAGGACATCCTCTGCCAGTACGTGGAGTACATCACCAACCTGCGCATGAATGCGGTGGGCCTGCAGCCGGCCTTTGCCGGTGCCAAGCAAAACCCCATTCCCTGGATCAACACCTGGCTGTCGTCCGACAACGTGCAGGTCGCCCCCCAGGAAGTGGAAGTCAGCTCCTACCTGGTCGGCCAGATCGACAGCGAAGTGCACGCCGATGATCTCGGTGATTTCGAGCTGTGA